Below is a genomic region from Methanosphaera sp. ISO3-F5.
GATGCAGATAAGGAATTATTAACTCAAGAGGAAGCGGAAAAATTACAAACTGGTTTCACAACAATCGATCAAGAAGAGGTGGAATAATGACTGTATTGGATGTAATGGAAGAAAGATATAGTGTAAGAGGTTATCTTGATAAAGAAATTGAGAAGGAGAAATTAGATAAAGTTCTTAGAGCAGCACAAATAGCTCCAACTGGAGTTAATGCTCAAGCTTTTAAAATTTTTGTTATTGATACTAAAAAGCATGAAGATGAATTAAAACTTGTTGGTAAATGGGATTGGTTTACTGAAGCACCTTATATTATTGCTGTTGTTTCAAAACCTAGTGATGCATGGACTAGGTGGGATGGAAAGAATATTTCTGATATTGATGCTACTATTGTCATGGATCATATTATACTTGAAGCAACTGAACTTGGTTTAGGTACTTGTTATATTGCTGCTTTTAATAAAGATCCATTATCTGAATTGCTTGGTTTGTCTGATGATTATGAGCCTGTTTTATTAACTCCTTTGGGTTATCCTAACGCTGAGCCTCGTGGTACTGATAGGAAAAGTATAGATGAGTTAGTAGAATTTATTTAAATCATTTTTTTTTAATCTATTTTTTTTCGTAATTCAAAAATGTTCATTAAGAACTGTATTAGTATATATGTTACTAATAATATTGCAATTATCATTTCTATCATTAATTCATATTGCATAAACCATAAATTAATTCCATTATTTTTTAAGAACTCTATAGTTTGAAGAGTCGTTATTGTATTAATTACAATAGGAAATGTATAAGCAGCATATGTTGGGTAAAATGGAAAATGTCTATATTCAATAAATTTTTCTAAAACTATTATGTACAAAATTTTAGTCATAATATAAAAACCCATAACCATGATTAAATTATTTGGAGCGACTGATGAAAGGTATCCTACACTACATAAACTAAATGGGGCTGCATAAACTCCTATAATTGGTTTTGTCTGATTATTAACTGGAATTTT
It encodes:
- a CDS encoding nitroreductase family protein, encoding MTVLDVMEERYSVRGYLDKEIEKEKLDKVLRAAQIAPTGVNAQAFKIFVIDTKKHEDELKLVGKWDWFTEAPYIIAVVSKPSDAWTRWDGKNISDIDATIVMDHIILEATELGLGTCYIAAFNKDPLSELLGLSDDYEPVLLTPLGYPNAEPRGTDRKSIDELVEFI